Proteins from a genomic interval of Piscinibacter sp. HJYY11:
- a CDS encoding ABC transporter ATP-binding protein: MSESIIAVEHVTKQVQDVSGPLTILHDIDFTLAPRQSAAIVGASGSGKSTLLSIIAGLDTPTSGTVRLAGTDLFALDEDARAAARAAKLGFVFQSFQLLGNLTALENVMLPLELQGRVDARLQAQEMLHRVGLGERLTHYPKVLSGGEQQRVALARAFVVKPAVLLADEPTGSLDFATGERVMELMFELNREAGTTLVLVTHDRSIAARCDRQLRIEAGRLATS; this comes from the coding sequence ATGTCCGAATCCATCATTGCCGTCGAACACGTCACCAAGCAAGTGCAGGACGTGAGCGGCCCGTTGACGATACTGCATGACATCGACTTCACGCTGGCACCGCGGCAATCGGCCGCGATCGTCGGCGCCAGCGGCTCGGGCAAGAGCACGCTGCTGTCGATCATCGCGGGCTTGGATACGCCGACGAGCGGTACGGTTCGCCTCGCCGGCACCGATTTGTTTGCCCTCGACGAAGACGCCCGCGCCGCCGCGCGTGCCGCGAAGCTCGGCTTCGTGTTCCAGAGCTTCCAGCTGCTGGGCAACCTGACGGCGCTGGAAAACGTGATGCTGCCGCTGGAGCTGCAGGGGCGGGTCGATGCACGCCTGCAGGCGCAGGAGATGCTGCACCGGGTGGGCCTGGGGGAGCGGCTCACGCACTACCCGAAGGTGCTCTCGGGCGGCGAGCAGCAGCGTGTGGCGCTTGCGCGGGCCTTCGTGGTGAAGCCCGCGGTGCTGCTCGCCGACGAACCCACCGGCAGCCTCGACTTCGCCACCGGCGAGCGGGTGATGGAGCTCATGTTCGAGCTCAACCGCGAGGCGGGCACGACGCTCGTGCTGGTGACCCACGACCGCAGCATCGCGGCGCGCTGCGACCGGCAGTTGAGGATCGAGGCCGGCAGGCTCGCAACGAGCTGA
- a CDS encoding peptidylprolyl isomerase: MNKLSNIARASLLVVAIPLLHGCAEPGKSKDEVAGNVAIVNGKAVPKTRVDVLLQQATRGGQPKTPELEAQVKDEVVLREMFMQEAEKRGLARSPDYKAQMELARQSILIRELFNDFNKNNPVTDAEIKAEYDKFKAQAGGAEYHARHILVEKEDEAKDLIKALKAGAKFDELAKKHSKDQGSGANGGDLDWAAPDSYVPEFAKALSALKKGELTETPVKTQYGYHIIKLEDTREAQFPSLEEVKPRIQQGLVQQKLTKYRDDIKSKAKTDYKFTSG, encoded by the coding sequence ATGAACAAGCTGTCCAACATCGCCCGTGCATCGTTGCTCGTCGTGGCCATCCCTCTGCTGCATGGCTGCGCGGAGCCGGGCAAGTCGAAGGACGAAGTCGCCGGCAACGTGGCGATCGTCAATGGGAAGGCCGTGCCCAAGACCCGCGTCGACGTGCTGCTCCAGCAGGCCACCCGCGGCGGCCAGCCCAAGACGCCGGAACTCGAGGCGCAGGTGAAAGACGAAGTCGTGCTGCGCGAGATGTTCATGCAGGAAGCCGAGAAACGTGGCCTGGCGCGCTCGCCCGACTACAAGGCGCAGATGGAGCTGGCCCGCCAGAGCATCCTGATCCGCGAGCTCTTCAACGACTTCAACAAGAACAACCCGGTGACCGACGCCGAGATCAAGGCCGAGTACGACAAGTTCAAGGCCCAGGCCGGCGGCGCCGAATACCACGCCCGCCACATCCTGGTCGAGAAGGAAGACGAGGCGAAGGACCTGATCAAGGCGCTCAAGGCCGGCGCCAAGTTCGACGAGCTGGCCAAGAAGCACTCGAAGGACCAGGGCTCCGGCGCCAACGGCGGTGACCTCGATTGGGCCGCCCCCGACTCCTACGTGCCCGAATTCGCGAAGGCCCTGTCGGCGCTCAAGAAGGGCGAGCTGACCGAGACGCCGGTCAAGACGCAGTACGGCTACCACATCATCAAGCTCGAAGACACGCGCGAAGCGCAGTTCCCGAGCCTCGAGGAGGTGAAGCCGCGCATCCAGCAGGGCCTGGTCCAGCAGAAGCTCACCAAGTACCGCGACGACATCAAGAGCAAGGCCAAGACCGACTACAAGTTCACCTCGGGCTGA
- a CDS encoding BolA family transcriptional regulator: MPVTASEIEAALREQLQPEELAITDDSHLHAGHAGAREGRHFSVRIVSSRFAGVGRLKRHRLVYDALHLLMPRGIHALAIDARAPGEG; the protein is encoded by the coding sequence ATGCCGGTCACCGCCTCGGAGATCGAGGCCGCGCTGCGCGAGCAGCTGCAGCCTGAAGAGCTCGCCATCACCGACGACAGCCACCTGCATGCCGGCCATGCCGGCGCCCGCGAAGGCCGGCACTTCAGCGTGCGCATCGTCAGTAGCCGCTTCGCCGGTGTGGGCCGCTTGAAGCGGCATCGCCTCGTTTATGATGCCCTGCACCTTCTGATGCCCCGTGGCATCCACGCCCTGGCGATCGACGCCCGGGCCCCCGGCGAAGGTTGA
- a CDS encoding branched-chain amino acid ABC transporter permease — MSKTQYFQFQPFNVGRLLVWGGFALLLIVAPLIFKSSLALTVLSQIGYMIIICLSYNLLLGQGGMLSFGHAVYTGLGAFFTIHALNMVGGGKLPIPVSLLPIVGGLAGAGIAALLGWVTTKKSANTFAMITLGVGELVFAMSLMFAGFFGGEGGISGNRVVGQPVLGITYGPAIQMYYLIAVYCFICTALMFMLTRTPFGRMLNAVRDNPERVEFVGYNTQVVRYVAFIIAGFFAGIGGGLTALNFEIVTAEAVHATRSGGYLLFTFLGGAAFFFGPIIGAVLAVFAFVLLSEVTKAWLLYLGIVFLVMVMFAPGGVSSIIMMNLRVAKFGKWRRLALSYVGLFLTTLLWLAGGAAIVEMVYHLQLEAGMGDTIKFMGRVLNVRDANTWIVAAALFLVGGVLFELVRRRFKAKWDGIQEEIEKEIHRRGAA; from the coding sequence ATGAGCAAAACACAATATTTCCAGTTCCAGCCCTTCAACGTCGGGCGTCTCCTGGTGTGGGGCGGCTTTGCGCTCCTGCTGATCGTCGCGCCGCTCATCTTCAAGAGCAGTCTCGCGCTGACGGTGCTGTCCCAGATCGGCTACATGATCATCATCTGCCTCAGCTACAACCTGCTGCTGGGGCAGGGGGGCATGCTGAGCTTCGGCCATGCGGTGTACACGGGCCTCGGCGCGTTCTTCACCATCCATGCGCTCAACATGGTCGGTGGCGGCAAGCTGCCGATCCCGGTGAGCCTGTTGCCCATCGTCGGCGGTCTTGCCGGTGCAGGCATCGCGGCGTTGCTGGGTTGGGTGACGACCAAGAAGTCGGCCAACACCTTCGCGATGATCACGCTGGGCGTCGGCGAGCTGGTGTTCGCGATGTCGCTGATGTTCGCGGGGTTCTTCGGCGGTGAAGGCGGCATCAGCGGCAACCGCGTGGTTGGCCAGCCGGTGCTGGGCATCACCTATGGCCCCGCCATTCAGATGTACTACCTGATCGCGGTGTACTGCTTCATCTGCACGGCCCTCATGTTCATGCTGACGCGCACGCCGTTCGGTCGCATGCTCAATGCGGTGCGCGACAACCCGGAGCGTGTGGAGTTCGTCGGTTACAACACCCAGGTGGTGCGCTATGTCGCGTTCATCATCGCCGGCTTCTTCGCCGGCATCGGGGGTGGCCTCACGGCACTGAACTTCGAGATCGTCACGGCCGAGGCGGTCCACGCCACGCGTTCGGGCGGCTACCTGCTGTTCACCTTCCTCGGTGGCGCGGCCTTCTTCTTCGGCCCGATCATCGGCGCGGTGCTGGCGGTGTTTGCCTTCGTGCTGCTGTCCGAGGTGACCAAGGCCTGGCTGCTCTACCTGGGCATCGTGTTCCTCGTGATGGTGATGTTCGCCCCCGGAGGCGTCTCCAGCATCATCATGATGAACCTGCGGGTGGCGAAGTTCGGCAAGTGGCGTCGCCTGGCGCTGTCGTACGTGGGCCTCTTCCTGACCACCCTGCTGTGGCTGGCGGGAGGCGCGGCGATCGTCGAGATGGTCTACCACCTCCAACTCGAAGCCGGCATGGGCGACACGATCAAGTTCATGGGCCGGGTCCTCAACGTCAGGGATGCCAACACCTGGATCGTCGCGGCTGCGCTGTTCCTTGTCGGCGGCGTGTTGTTCGAACTGGTGCGTCGCCGCTTCAAGGCGAAGTGGGACGGCATCCAGGAAGAAATCGAGAAAGAGATTCACCGCAGGGGTGCTGCATGA
- a CDS encoding branched-chain amino acid ABC transporter permease, whose translation MEFFTISLLNGISYGLLLFMLSSGLTLIFSMMGVLNFAHASFYMLGAYFAFTTMKYVGYWPALIVAPLLAFLVGAAFERFFLRRVHKFGHVPELLITFGLSFVLLELVQLTWGRLPVDYKVPPSLSGPLFTLYGTQFPMYRGFMMLVALLMLVSIWLLLAKTRIGLIIQSALTHPEMSEALGHNVPRVFMLVFGGGAALAGLAGVIGGNAYVTEPGMAAAVGPIIFVVVVVGGFGSLAGAFAASLLIGIIQTFAVAMDQSVLTALRHLNVSVSPTTFGYPLMELKISQVAPILPYVLLVLMLIFRPKGLMGTREG comes from the coding sequence ATGGAGTTCTTCACCATATCGCTATTGAACGGCATCAGCTACGGGCTGTTGCTGTTCATGCTGAGTTCGGGCTTGACCCTGATCTTCAGCATGATGGGCGTGCTCAATTTCGCCCACGCGAGCTTCTACATGCTCGGTGCCTATTTCGCGTTCACCACGATGAAATACGTGGGCTACTGGCCCGCGCTGATCGTGGCGCCGCTGCTGGCCTTCCTGGTCGGCGCGGCATTCGAGCGCTTCTTCCTGCGCCGCGTGCACAAGTTCGGCCACGTGCCCGAGCTGTTGATCACCTTCGGCCTGTCGTTCGTGCTGCTCGAGCTGGTTCAGCTCACCTGGGGCCGCCTGCCCGTGGACTACAAGGTGCCGCCCTCGCTCAGCGGCCCGCTGTTCACGCTCTACGGCACGCAGTTCCCGATGTACCGCGGCTTCATGATGTTGGTGGCCTTGCTGATGCTGGTCTCGATCTGGCTGCTGCTGGCGAAGACGCGCATCGGCCTCATCATCCAGTCGGCGCTGACGCACCCCGAGATGTCGGAAGCGCTCGGCCACAACGTGCCGCGCGTGTTCATGCTCGTGTTCGGTGGCGGTGCCGCACTGGCGGGCCTTGCAGGGGTGATCGGCGGCAACGCCTACGTCACCGAGCCTGGCATGGCGGCAGCGGTGGGCCCGATCATCTTCGTGGTGGTCGTGGTCGGTGGCTTCGGCTCGCTGGCTGGCGCCTTCGCGGCGTCGCTGCTGATCGGCATCATCCAGACCTTCGCGGTGGCGATGGACCAGTCGGTGCTGACGGCATTGCGCCATCTCAACGTGAGCGTTTCGCCCACCACCTTCGGCTACCCGCTGATGGAGCTCAAGATCTCCCAGGTGGCCCCCATCCTTCCCTACGTCTTGCTGGTGCTGATGCTGATATTCCGCCCGAAGGGCCTCATGGGCACGCGTGAGGGCTGA
- the msrB gene encoding peptide-methionine (R)-S-oxide reductase MsrB gives MSKYKVEKSDAEWRAQLDPMQYEVARHAATERAFTGKYWDHFERGQYNCVGCGTPLFKSDTKFDAGCGWPSYWEPINSEVIERVVDKSHGMVRIEVRCNNCGSHLGHVFEDGPAPTGDRYCINSAAIDFKPSP, from the coding sequence ATGAGCAAGTACAAGGTTGAAAAGTCAGATGCGGAGTGGCGAGCCCAGCTCGACCCGATGCAATACGAAGTGGCACGCCACGCCGCCACCGAGCGCGCCTTCACCGGCAAGTACTGGGACCACTTCGAGCGTGGCCAGTACAACTGCGTCGGCTGCGGCACGCCGCTCTTCAAGTCGGACACCAAGTTCGACGCCGGCTGCGGCTGGCCGAGCTACTGGGAGCCCATCAACAGCGAGGTGATCGAGCGCGTGGTCGACAAGAGCCACGGCATGGTGCGCATCGAGGTTCGCTGCAACAACTGCGGCTCGCACCTGGGCCATGTGTTCGAAGACGGCCCTGCCCCCACCGGCGACCGCTACTGCATCAATTCGGCGGCGATAGACTTCAAGCCCTCGCCCTGA
- a CDS encoding branched-chain amino acid ABC transporter substrate-binding protein: MKFTKKMFGLSVAAALALNASVAFAQAGETVKLAFVDPLSGPMANIGTNILHTFQALADRKSGKGNPAGVKYEIVPFDNKGSAQESLSVLKAVIDQNIRYIVNGNGSAPAMALVDAISKHNERNPGKEVVLLNYAAVDPDLTNSKCNYWHFRFDADTSMKMEAMTTYMKDRKDIQKVYIIGQNYSHGHQVAKFAKENLARKRPDVQIVGEDLHPIAQVKDFAPYVAKIKQSGADTVITGNWGNDMALLFKAAKDAGLTVNWYTYYAGAAGTPAAIGDYGLGKIRYVYPGYPNLPGEYQDVMKAFETRFKGEDFSTATSISLFDILSGAIAKAKSTDPVKVAKAMEGLSVKTYSGEVQMRAADHQLQQTLYLASWNKVDKKNPVNRENTGNTWHQEKVFEPYVASTPTTCQMKRPG, from the coding sequence ATGAAATTCACAAAGAAGATGTTCGGCTTGTCGGTGGCCGCGGCACTGGCGCTCAACGCGAGCGTCGCGTTTGCTCAGGCCGGGGAGACCGTCAAGCTGGCATTCGTTGACCCGCTGTCGGGTCCGATGGCCAACATCGGCACGAACATCTTGCACACCTTCCAGGCCTTGGCCGACCGCAAGAGCGGCAAGGGCAACCCTGCAGGTGTGAAGTACGAGATCGTTCCCTTCGACAACAAGGGTTCCGCCCAGGAAAGCCTGAGCGTCCTGAAGGCCGTGATCGACCAGAACATCCGCTACATCGTCAACGGCAACGGCTCCGCCCCCGCCATGGCCCTGGTCGATGCCATCAGCAAGCACAACGAGCGCAACCCCGGCAAGGAAGTCGTGCTGCTGAACTACGCTGCGGTGGACCCTGACCTCACCAACAGCAAGTGCAACTACTGGCACTTCCGCTTCGACGCAGACACGTCGATGAAGATGGAAGCCATGACGACCTACATGAAGGACCGGAAGGACATCCAGAAGGTCTACATCATTGGCCAGAACTACTCGCACGGCCACCAGGTCGCCAAGTTCGCCAAGGAAAACCTGGCCCGCAAGCGCCCCGATGTGCAGATCGTCGGTGAAGACCTCCACCCGATCGCCCAGGTGAAGGACTTCGCTCCCTACGTCGCCAAGATCAAGCAGTCGGGTGCCGACACCGTGATCACCGGCAACTGGGGCAACGACATGGCCCTGCTGTTCAAGGCCGCGAAGGACGCTGGCCTGACGGTCAACTGGTACACCTACTACGCGGGTGCCGCCGGCACGCCGGCCGCCATCGGCGACTACGGCCTGGGCAAGATCCGCTACGTGTACCCGGGCTACCCCAACCTGCCGGGTGAGTACCAGGACGTGATGAAGGCCTTCGAAACCCGCTTCAAGGGCGAAGACTTCAGCACCGCCACCTCGATCTCGTTGTTCGACATCCTCAGCGGTGCCATCGCCAAGGCCAAGTCGACCGATCCGGTGAAGGTGGCCAAGGCCATGGAAGGCCTGTCGGTCAAGACCTACTCGGGTGAAGTGCAGATGCGCGCGGCCGACCACCAGCTGCAGCAGACCCTGTACCTCGCCAGCTGGAACAAGGTCGACAAGAAGAACCCGGTCAACCGCGAAAACACCGGCAACACCTGGCACCAGGAGAAGGTGTTCGAGCCCTATGTGGCCAGCACCCCGACCACCTGCCAGATGAAGCGCCCGGGCTGA
- a CDS encoding 3-(methylthio)propionyl-CoA ligase, producing the protein MAHLMGQMMEMPLMISSLITHAARHAADTEIVSKRTEGDIHRYTYKDCELRARKLAQAFARLGCEPGDRVGTLAWNGYRHLEIYYGASGSALVCHTINPRLFPEQIVWIAEDAKDRVLCFDLTFLPLVEKIAPLLKSVKHFVLMTDRAHMPASSSLPGLLCYEELVEAENGQYAWPEFDERTASSICYTSGTTGNPKGAVYSHRSTMLHAYASALPDALGCSAADTILPVVPMFHVNAWGLPYSAALVGAKLVMPGPHLDGKSLHELFETENVTFSAGVPTVWLGLINYVKQNDLKFSTFKRTVIGGSACPPSMLRTLQDEFGVEVIHAWGMTEMSPLGTLAKLKGKHLSLSKEARERLQFTQGRVVYGVDMLILDDDNKPLPWDGKASGNLVVRGPWIIASYFQRPESPLVKVDGLEWFPTGDVATIDADGFMQITDRSKDVIKSGGEWISSIDLENIAMAHPAVHEAAAIACKHPKWDERPLLVVVKKPGMEVNREELLAFFEGRIAKWQIPDDVAFVKEIPHTATGKIQKLKLRETFKDHRLPS; encoded by the coding sequence ATGGCGCACCTGATGGGCCAGATGATGGAAATGCCGTTGATGATTTCGTCGCTCATCACGCACGCCGCGCGGCACGCGGCCGACACCGAGATCGTCTCCAAGCGCACCGAAGGAGACATTCACCGCTACACCTACAAGGACTGCGAGCTGCGTGCCCGCAAGCTGGCGCAGGCCTTCGCGCGGCTGGGCTGCGAGCCCGGCGACCGCGTCGGCACGCTCGCCTGGAATGGCTATCGGCACCTCGAGATCTATTACGGCGCCTCGGGCTCGGCGCTGGTGTGCCACACCATCAACCCGCGCCTCTTCCCCGAGCAGATCGTCTGGATCGCCGAAGACGCGAAGGACCGCGTGCTGTGCTTCGATCTGACCTTCCTGCCGCTGGTGGAGAAGATCGCACCGCTGCTCAAGAGCGTGAAGCACTTCGTGCTGATGACCGACCGTGCGCACATGCCGGCCAGCAGCAGCCTGCCGGGCCTGCTGTGCTACGAGGAGCTGGTGGAGGCCGAAAACGGGCAATACGCCTGGCCCGAGTTCGACGAGCGCACGGCGTCGAGCATCTGCTACACCTCGGGCACGACCGGCAACCCGAAGGGTGCCGTGTACAGCCACCGTTCAACGATGCTGCACGCCTACGCCAGCGCCTTGCCCGATGCGCTGGGTTGCTCGGCGGCCGACACCATCCTGCCGGTGGTGCCCATGTTCCACGTCAACGCCTGGGGGCTGCCGTACTCGGCGGCGCTCGTGGGCGCGAAGCTCGTGATGCCGGGCCCGCACCTCGACGGCAAGTCGCTGCACGAACTTTTCGAGACCGAGAACGTGACCTTCAGCGCGGGCGTGCCCACCGTGTGGCTCGGGCTCATCAACTACGTGAAGCAGAACGACCTCAAGTTCAGCACCTTCAAGCGCACCGTCATCGGCGGCTCGGCGTGCCCGCCGTCGATGCTGCGCACGCTGCAGGACGAATTCGGCGTGGAGGTGATCCACGCCTGGGGCATGACGGAGATGTCGCCGCTGGGCACGCTGGCCAAGCTCAAGGGCAAGCATCTGTCGCTCAGCAAGGAGGCGAGGGAGCGCCTGCAGTTCACGCAGGGTCGCGTGGTCTATGGGGTCGACATGCTGATCCTCGACGACGACAACAAGCCCCTGCCGTGGGACGGCAAGGCGTCGGGCAACCTCGTGGTGCGAGGGCCCTGGATCATCGCGAGCTACTTCCAGCGGCCCGAATCGCCGCTGGTGAAGGTGGACGGCCTGGAGTGGTTCCCGACCGGCGACGTGGCCACCATCGATGCCGATGGCTTCATGCAGATCACCGACCGCAGCAAGGACGTCATCAAGTCCGGCGGCGAATGGATCAGCTCCATCGACCTCGAGAACATCGCCATGGCGCACCCTGCGGTACATGAAGCGGCGGCCATCGCGTGCAAGCACCCGAAGTGGGATGAGCGGCCCTTGCTGGTCGTCGTGAAGAAGCCCGGCATGGAGGTCAACCGCGAAGAGCTGCTCGCGTTTTTCGAAGGGCGTATCGCGAAGTGGCAGATCCCCGATGACGTCGCCTTCGTCAAGGAAATCCCTCATACGGCGACCGGCAAGATCCAGAAACTCAAGCTGCGGGAGACATTCAAAGACCACCGACTACCGAGCTGA
- a CDS encoding ABC transporter ATP-binding protein, with protein MSQGNVANNKGGWAVELNDCRKSFGKTEIIRGASLKVKEGERVAVIGPNGAGKSTLFNLISGRFGLTSGEIKLHGERIDGLKPYEINRRGLARSFQVSNLFGRLSVFENIRCAVLWSMGYRYVFWKFLANLHDANDRAEQVMRMIKLEAKRDEAAMNLTYAEQRALEVGITIAGGASVILLDEPTAGMSKSETSRFIELIREITVGKTLLTVEHDMGVVFGLADKIAVLVYGEVIAFDTPDAVRANARVQEAYLGSVLADQQAAGH; from the coding sequence ATGAGCCAGGGCAACGTGGCAAACAACAAGGGCGGCTGGGCTGTCGAGCTCAATGACTGCCGCAAGAGCTTCGGCAAGACCGAGATCATCCGGGGCGCTTCGCTCAAGGTGAAGGAAGGCGAGCGTGTGGCCGTCATCGGCCCCAACGGCGCCGGCAAGTCGACCCTCTTCAACCTCATCAGCGGCCGCTTCGGTCTCACCAGCGGCGAGATCAAGCTGCACGGCGAGCGCATCGACGGGCTCAAGCCGTATGAGATCAACCGCCGCGGGCTGGCGCGCAGCTTCCAGGTTTCCAACCTGTTCGGCCGCCTGTCGGTCTTCGAGAACATCCGCTGCGCGGTGCTGTGGTCGATGGGCTACCGCTACGTGTTCTGGAAGTTCCTCGCCAACCTGCACGACGCGAACGACCGCGCCGAGCAGGTCATGCGCATGATCAAGCTGGAAGCCAAGCGCGACGAGGCGGCGATGAACCTCACCTACGCTGAACAGCGTGCGCTCGAGGTGGGGATCACCATCGCGGGCGGCGCGAGCGTCATCCTGCTCGACGAGCCGACGGCCGGCATGAGCAAGAGCGAAACCTCGCGCTTCATCGAACTCATCCGCGAGATCACCGTCGGCAAGACGCTGCTCACGGTAGAGCACGACATGGGCGTGGTGTTCGGCCTGGCCGACAAGATCGCCGTGCTCGTGTATGGCGAGGTGATCGCTTTCGACACGCCCGATGCCGTGCGCGCCAACGCGCGTGTGCAGGAGGCCTACCTCGGCTCGGTGCTTGCCGACCAACAAGCAGCGGGGCACTGA
- a CDS encoding septation protein A, which produces MKLLLDFLPLLLFFGVYMLAGRNVEWATGIANQYFSGFVSGGVIRAEEAPALLATIAVIGGTLIQLAALKLMRRKIDMMLWITLALVVVLGGATVWFHNPTFIKWKPSGYFWAMAVGLWLSRVVFKKNLLRTLMGGEIELPDFVWQRLNIIWVAFFSFMGFLNIYVAYSYPESTWVTFKVFGITVCMFVFMAAQVIFISRYLKDEPKPAEPAPADKTP; this is translated from the coding sequence ATGAAACTCCTCCTCGACTTCCTGCCGCTGCTGCTCTTCTTCGGTGTCTACATGCTTGCCGGCAGGAATGTCGAATGGGCGACCGGCATCGCCAACCAGTACTTCTCGGGCTTCGTCTCGGGCGGCGTGATCCGGGCGGAAGAAGCGCCCGCGCTGCTGGCGACCATCGCCGTCATCGGCGGCACGCTCATCCAGCTGGCCGCCCTCAAGCTGATGCGCCGCAAGATCGACATGATGTTGTGGATCACGCTGGCGCTCGTGGTCGTGCTGGGCGGCGCCACGGTGTGGTTCCACAACCCGACCTTCATCAAGTGGAAGCCGAGCGGCTATTTCTGGGCGATGGCCGTGGGCCTGTGGCTCAGTCGCGTGGTCTTCAAGAAGAACCTGCTGCGCACGCTGATGGGTGGCGAGATCGAGCTGCCCGACTTCGTGTGGCAGCGCCTGAACATCATCTGGGTCGCCTTCTTCTCGTTCATGGGCTTCCTGAACATCTACGTCGCCTACAGCTACCCCGAGTCGACCTGGGTGACGTTCAAGGTATTCGGCATCACGGTGTGCATGTTCGTCTTCATGGCCGCGCAGGTGATCTTCATCAGCCGCTACCTGAAGGACGAGCCCAAGCCCGCCGAGCCTGCGCCGGCCGACAAGACGCCCTGA
- a CDS encoding YdiU family protein has protein sequence MVEVVDGANASVVLDRRWPNRFAALGDRFYTALQPQGLPDPHWVAWSERCAEMLGLQSDRESLLQVLSGNASLPGMKPLASVYSGHQFGVWAGQLGDGRAHLLGELDTASGPMEIQLKGAGLTPYSRMGDGRAVLRSSIREFLCSEAMAALGVPTTRALCITGSALPVRRETVETAAVVTRVAPSFIRFGHFEHFTHTADDHDALRQLADFVIEHHYPECATLAQPYAALLEAVARKTAELMAWWQAIGFCHGVMNTDNMSILGLTIDYGPFGFLDAFDPGHVCNHSDHQGRYAYARQPNVAFWNLHALAQGLMPLIEDPDAALAALEPYKSVFPQALKRHMRAKLGLATEQDADAELIDGLLKLMAADRADFSITFRRLAQFSSAEGARNDAVRDLFLDRPAFDAWAAGYSARLRAEGSVDEERAQRMNRANPKFVLRNHLAEVAIRAARQGDFSETHKLLKVLERPYDEQPEHSAYADFPPDWAQAIEVSCSS, from the coding sequence ATGGTTGAAGTTGTCGATGGCGCGAACGCGTCGGTTGTGCTTGATCGGCGCTGGCCGAATCGCTTTGCAGCGCTGGGGGACCGTTTCTACACGGCCCTGCAGCCACAAGGCCTGCCCGATCCGCACTGGGTCGCCTGGAGCGAGCGCTGCGCCGAGATGCTCGGCCTGCAAAGCGACCGCGAAAGCCTGCTGCAGGTCTTGAGCGGCAACGCTTCCCTGCCTGGCATGAAGCCGCTCGCGAGCGTCTACAGCGGCCACCAGTTCGGCGTGTGGGCCGGGCAGCTCGGCGACGGCCGGGCGCACCTGCTCGGCGAGCTCGACACCGCCAGCGGCCCGATGGAAATCCAGCTCAAGGGTGCCGGACTCACGCCCTACTCGCGCATGGGCGACGGGCGCGCCGTGCTGCGCTCATCGATCCGTGAATTTCTCTGCTCCGAAGCGATGGCCGCACTCGGCGTGCCGACCACGCGCGCGCTGTGCATCACCGGCTCGGCGCTTCCCGTGCGGCGAGAGACGGTCGAGACCGCCGCAGTGGTCACCCGTGTGGCGCCGAGCTTCATCCGCTTCGGCCATTTCGAGCATTTCACGCACACCGCCGACGACCACGACGCGCTGCGCCAGCTCGCCGACTTCGTCATCGAACACCACTACCCCGAGTGCGCCACTTTGGCGCAGCCCTACGCCGCGCTGCTGGAAGCGGTGGCGCGCAAGACGGCCGAGCTGATGGCGTGGTGGCAGGCCATCGGCTTCTGCCACGGCGTGATGAACACTGACAACATGTCGATCCTCGGGCTCACCATCGACTACGGGCCCTTCGGCTTCCTCGATGCGTTCGACCCCGGCCACGTCTGCAACCACTCCGACCACCAGGGCCGCTATGCGTATGCACGCCAGCCCAACGTCGCCTTCTGGAACCTGCACGCCCTGGCGCAGGGCCTGATGCCGCTGATCGAAGACCCCGACGCGGCGCTCGCCGCACTCGAGCCCTACAAGAGCGTGTTCCCGCAGGCCCTCAAGCGCCACATGCGCGCCAAGCTCGGCCTGGCCACGGAGCAGGATGCCGACGCCGAATTGATCGATGGCCTGCTCAAGCTCATGGCCGCCGACCGGGCCGACTTCAGCATCACCTTCCGCCGCCTCGCGCAGTTCAGCAGCGCCGAGGGTGCGCGCAACGACGCGGTGCGCGACCTCTTCCTCGACCGCCCCGCCTTCGACGCCTGGGCGGCGGGCTATAGCGCGCGGCTGCGCGCCGAAGGCAGCGTCGATGAGGAGCGCGCGCAGCGCATGAACCGCGCGAACCCCAAGTTCGTCTTGCGCAACCACCTGGCGGAAGTGGCCATCCGCGCCGCCCGGCAAGGTGACTTCAGCGAGACACACAAGTTGCTGAAAGTTCTGGAGCGTCCCTACGACGAACAGCCCGAGCATTCGGCGTATGCCGATTTCCCGCCCGACTGGGCGCAAGCCATCGAGGTGTCGTGTTCATCATGA